In Cryptomeria japonica chromosome 10, Sugi_1.0, whole genome shotgun sequence, a genomic segment contains:
- the LOC131858821 gene encoding uncharacterized protein LOC131858821, whose product MEEMMKMFYKLEQASIESTLQNYNILLDSLSATGKCRKCMEILSWLGSSSVQPQVNMYKKVLKCLENEGNDKYIVLVQEKIEKMENTEFACVKAKDVACEILKKVFTNALPEVLSPPLMGYDSLLADIMENSLTEVVAPTGSGKTQFCLMLSVLAALPENHGGLNGNVVYIDTEHKFNS is encoded by the exons ATGGAAGAAATGATGAAGATGTTCTACAAGCTTGAACAAGCTAGCATAGAATCAACGTTACAAAATTACAATATTTTACTAGATAGTCTTTCAGCAACTGGAAAGTGTAGGAAATGTATGGAGATTCTTAGTTGGTTGGGAAGTTCGAGTGTACAACCTCAAGTCAACATGTACAAGAAGGTTCTCAAATGCTTGGAGAATGAGGGAAATGATAAGTACATTGTTCTTGttcaagagaaaattgagaaaatggAAAATACAGAGTTTGCATGTGTTAAAGCAAAAGACGTGGCATGTGAAATACTGAAAAAAGTTTTCACAAATGCATTGCCAGAGGTGCTAAGTCCTCCCCTCATGGGCTATGATAGCCTCCTTGCAGATATCATGGAAAATTCAT TGACAGAAGTGGTTGCTCCAACTGGAAGTGGTAAAACACAATTCTGTCTCATGCTTTCAGTGTTAGCAGCACTACCAGAGAATCATGGAGGACTTAATGGAAATGTTGTCTATATTGACACAGAACACAAATTTAACTcatga